Sequence from the Mesotoga infera genome:
AGAATTTTTCTTTGGATAATGTAGTGAAGGAAATTGTAGAGATACTTGACAAAAAGCACGGAGAGGAGATAGTAGTACTCGATATCTCCAAGGTGTCAAATCTTTCTGACTACTTTGTTGTGACAACAGCAAATTCCGATCCACACATGGATGCCCTCAGGGAGGGGGTTCTGGAATATGTTGAAAGGGAATCAGTCCGGATAATCTTCTACGACAAAGGAAAGGGATATGACTGGATGGTAATCGATGGCGGTTACTTCATCATCCACATATTCAG
This genomic interval carries:
- the rsfS gene encoding ribosome silencing factor, yielding MDNVVKEIVEILDKKHGEEIVVLDISKVSNLSDYFVVTTANSDPHMDALREGVLEYVERESVRIIFYDKGKGYDWMVIDGGYFIIHIFSKKGREFYSLEDLWLNAKRYTYRDLVKDEDNTRQ